DNA sequence from the Acanthopagrus latus isolate v.2019 chromosome 15, fAcaLat1.1, whole genome shotgun sequence genome:
CCTCTTTATTGTGGTTTGAGGATGTAGGGTGTTATACTTATTGTGCTTTATAAACTACGTGGAGGGTAAAGGTGCAGAAACTTGTTTTAAGCtgtatttgagtttttttgggTGCTGAAGGGATGACATTTTTGCAGGCTAActggaagttagcatcacccttGTTCCCTCATCAAAAATCCTTTGGGATTTTCaactggattttggattattacaCTAAATAAGATCTGGGGCAAACGCAAGTTTATGTTACTTAGACATTTTGTTCATCAAATTAATTTTTGTTtcagtgctaacatgctaacaacagCACTTATTAAATCTCTTCTTTCCGTTCTTTCTTCAGACCAGGTGGTCAGGAGTATGAAATCTggttcctccatctctcctctgaATGTGGGCGGGATTTATCTGCCGCTACACTGGCTGCCCACAGAGTGCTACAAATACCCGATAGTGCTCGGCTATGACTCCCAGCACTTTGCACCCCTCATCACCATCAAAGACAGTGGTCCAGGTAAGAAAGCTGATACAGCCAGTGACTGATGCGaagtttctcatgtttgtgtgtccatcTAACATCTTGGTTTGTATTTCCCAGAGATCCGAGCAGTACCGCTGATCAACCCAGGACGGGGAGGCTTTGAGGAGCTAAAGGTTCACTTCCTGATGGagaaagaacagcagcagaaagagagacTTCTCAAAGACTACCTGCTGCTGATAGAGATTCCCGTCATAGGCTTGGGCTACGACGCCACACGAATCATCAATGCTGCACGGTACCTACAGATTATAAGCTTTGTCGCCTAAATGgacaaaaaggaagagaaaaagtttTGAATGTTGCAACTCGGGAACGAGGAGGTTTATTTTAACTTGATGATCACAGATTTTGTAATATCATTGGTTTAACTTCCTGAAATCAGTACAGTGAAGACAAACTCTTTTAACATAATGTAATGCAAATATGTCTCCAATCTCATCAAGTGCATTTAAGTAAAGAGCTGTATTTTATGTCTCTGTCCCAAGGTTGGATGAAGGCAACCTCCCTGAGGACATGAACCTGATGGAGGACTACCTGCAACTCGTCAACCATGAGTACCAGCGCTGGCAGGAGGACAAGGAGCAGGCATGGGCTGCCCAGCCGCAACGCCCGCCACCCTTCTCCGTCTCCCAGCTCTCCCTCATTGAGATCCGCTGTGCCACACCACGATGCACCTTTTACGTCTCCGTAGACACGCAGCCTCATTGCCATGAATGCTTTGAGAAGCGACAGGCCACTACAGGTGGAGGAGCGAGGATAGAAGGGGTGGTGCAGACTAAGGGAGGAGGGGTGCAAGGTGGGGTAGGAGTGATAGGGGGATCAGAGACTGAGGTGAGCTCCAGAGGAGCACGAAGCAGCAGCCCCCCATCCTCCTCGTCTGGGAGAGGGGTGGTGTTATCCAGCCCCCGATCTGCTCCACCCACTGCTCCCAGCCTCAGCCTGTACAGTGAAACTCATGCCATGAAGTGCAAGACACCTGGCTGCCTCTTCACCCTAAGCGTGGAGCATGATGGACTTTGTGAGCGCTGTTTCAACTCCAGGCAGAACCACGGGCCCCCTGGAGCTGGAACGGCTGCTACAGGACTCCCTGGCCCCAATGGAGGGCCTATAGTCCCCCATCCGGCCCAGGGCTCCGGCTGGACCCAGTGGGGGGGCCGTGAGACAGAGACGGAGCGCTGCAGCATGTGCAGACAGGAGGTGTTCAGGATATTCAATGGCCTGTGTCCTCCCTGCATGCAGAGACAGCAGGCTCCAGAGAGGGGAGAGCCACAGCAGAACAACACCAGGACTGAGGCATCGTCTTCAGCTTGGAGCCAGGCCAGGGATGCTGAGCGACCGTGCCTCACCCTAACCCCAGGGCACACCTCAGCCTGGCAAGCTCCTCTGGCCCGCCCTTGTAAAAGATCTGGCTGCCAGTTCTTTGGGACGCCAGAGAAGCTGGGTTTCTGCACTATTTGCTACGTAGACTATCAGACCAACCACCGTAAGTCATGACACTAAAACTGGAACACTTTGAAAATGTCTTATCAAGTTATTTAAGTTACTTTAAACAAGAGTCTTTgtcagtttcttttgtttctcaaatGTCAAATCATATGGGACATTGCTTACGCTGGCCGCTGTCTGTTCCAGACCTGACCCCTCCCCCTGCCCCGGTCCAGAGCCGGCATGGTTTGGAGGCAGGCTTCCAGAATGCCTCGCGGTGTCGTGGGCCTGGGTGTGGCGCGGTAGGCAAAGCAATGCTGGAGGGCTACTGCGACAAGTGCTACGTCAAAGAGCAAAGCGCACGGCTCAACCAAGTGGCACATCGCACACcacactcccctcctcctgtcatGGTAGGTGTCCACCATACTTTCTAAACTCCTCCCttgctttgtttgtcttttgtttacTGCTGGTTGTATCTTATCCttcctttgtttgtctttgtctttcttctttctctttctttgatTCTCGCTGCCTATTGGTTGACAGTTGTCTCTCAGTTGCCAAttgaccttttctcttctctttctctgtactAAAAGCGTGACCGAGCAGTCAAACCCAGATCTTCGCAGCAATcccagacccagacccagacccagacTCAGTGCCGGCGGAGTGGCTGCAGCAATGTGTCCCCGGGTTGCACAGACCTCTGCCCGGAGTGCCACACGCGTGGCCAGGGCAGAGAGGCGGGCAGACGGGCGCAGGCGCCCAAGGAAAAGTCCAAGCAGCGGTGTCGGACGCAGGGCTGTGACCACTACGCCAACCAAGAGAAACAGGGCTACTGCAACGAGTGTGACCACTTCAAACAGATTTACCGCGGCTGACCACATTCGCACCCACGCACGCAAAAACGATGAAGACACATCGCTAGCACGCTAGAGCCGCTGCCCTGCTGTGGGCGCCCCATGCCAGTCAATGCACCTCTGATACTAACTAACCAACTAACTAACTAGCTAGTGAGTAACTAGTAACCTTATGGCCTGAAAATCAAACCCCCCATGTAGAATgtgaagagagagtgtgtgtatgtgggggggaggggggtgagtgtatgtatgtgtgcgtgtatgtgcgtgcgtgtgttcaCAGTAGACATGGCCTCCAGAATACCTCTTTGTGCAATTATTATCATCTGATGTGCCCTGTGCACTTACACGGTGAGAGGTTTGGCTACATGTCAGAGCAACTGACTTAACTCTTGTGTACAATATGTATTTAGAGGTACGCAGTGAATCGTGCCGGACAAAATGATTGTATGTTGACATAACAAGAAGCATCTGACATTGCTTTCTAGACCACAGCCAAGGATTTATAccccccgtctgtctgtctgtctgtctgtcttaacccatctgtgtatctgtctgcctgtctgtctagCATTTGCTCTGCAGAGTGAGGGATGCAGTGGTTGGGGGAGCCCAATGAGGAAATCTGTGGAAGTAATAAACAGAAGTGAAACGAACTGGGCCACAGCAAAGCAAGTGAAGTggtggaaatgaaatgaaatgctaTCCACCATCGTGTAGCTTAGTTCTACAAAAACAACTGTGTATCCAAATATAGACAAAGAAAGGCTCTTGCAATCAAATTATCAAGAGTtgattttcttccattttccatttgagGCAACTTGACCTCGCTATTGTTGTTAATCTGTTATATAAAGTGAACATTATGACCTTCTAGATATGGAAAGTGAGGACAGACCATGTGTCTGAACAGTGCAAGACAGACAGGGCAGGCCCCTGCTAGTTTTGGTGCTACATGTACAGAAATACAAGCCTCTCCATTGTAGCCAACATGCTGGCGGTGTCAGCGGACAGAAGGCAGAGAAGACAGTAGAGACAGGACTCATTCTCTTTCTATTCCTCCTGTCCTTCCtcttattcccccccccccccccacctctcctccaAAACAGATCTGTTGCCTTGGACGTTGTTTTCCTGTTTACTGATCACTTAAGCACCTAGAAATGCATAGACACATACCtacacatgcgcacacaaaTGTAGTAGCTGCAGTTCTGTCAGAAAGGGGATTGCCAACGAAAGAGAGAACTGAAAATGAGTGATTATCGACCTtaccacatgcacacataatgcacacacatgcacatggaAACACGGCTCTGTGAGATTGTATGCGCCCCACCCCAGCCTGAGGTGACGTGTAGGTGAACACACCTGTAGAGAAATGcattcctctctgctccacccCACTGGATGTGCCAAGGTGACAATTTCAAAACTTCAGAGAGCAATCCCATTGCCTGCTTTGGCTAATCTTGTTtatctgaatgtgttttgtgctgttgcTACAGCAGCACAGTATTGGGGCTGATCCTCGATAAGTTTTGCCTTTAAGTAGTGATTGAAATTTTATGGACCAGAGGAGCCTGATCAGTGATCCTGGATCAGTGCTCCCAACctataaaatgcttttgtgaATATGGATCTTGGTCCATATTGTAGGACCTTCCAACCCGATGCCTcatctccaacacacacacacaaacacacaaaacgcACGCATATGTGCGTCTGGAATACGCAAAACTGAcattcctgttttattttctaatttgttttgggattttttaatgtattttgatatatttggttttgtttctgccaaaaaaaaaaaaaaaaaatacatgtgcCATCAATCGCCAAACAGTTGTTGTTACCTCCTTAAAAATGGCCAGCCTGGATCACTCTAAACTAACTAGCATGCCACAGATAGACATCTTCGATTTCGTGTAATCACAGGCGAGAGCTTATCAAGCGCTCTCATGTGGAAAATCCCCAAATGGGCAGTGTCTTTTTATGAGTACATATAACGTCCAAATACTAAGAAATATTTAACCATGGAGAGAACCTCAAGCATAAAACAGTTATCAGACAAACTCAAACGTGATATCAACTGGAAGAGTTATTCCCCTTAAACTTCTGCTATAGGCAGATGTCCATCTGTGGCTCTGGTTAGAAAAGCATAGACAAACAGGCTCTCGGTCTGCCTTTTCATTCAACTGTATCTTAAGCTGTCGGGCCAGCCCACGTGTTGACGGCCTGTACGTAGATCTCTGTGTGCTTTAATCACCTCTAGACAAACCTTAATCAATTAAAGGCCAATTAGTGGTCAGCTCGTCAGAGCCTCTTAAAAATGCTTTCGGGGCGTTGGCAGAGTTTGACAGGGAGGAGATCACATAAGTTGCACATGACTTGTCTAAGCTGCTGAGGCATTTAGGAATGGTACTCCGACTCGCTTAGGGACATTCCAACAGTAGGAAGAGCATCCGCTTAAGAGCAGAAGGTGtaacaaaacatgcaaactgtGTGGAAGTTTCTTTGTGTGACCTTTTTCGACAATAGGGTATTGTATGAAAAAAAGCCTGGTTTTATTTGTTAAGTATTTATTCATATCAAGATATCTGTATTGTGTGATTCAATAATTATTTATATGTCGTCctgaaatgaattatttttattaagaaATCTGAAATCTGTCTAATGtggttcttgtgtgtgtgtgtgtgtgtgtttgagagagtgTGAGTTATGATTATGAATGTAATTATTAGATTAAGTAGAATATGGTGTaatcagagataaaaaaaaaacttcacacattGTTGACTCAGATACTTAGTAAACGTAAAAGTTTTGATTTAACTTTACTcaagaaaaagtaagaaagtaaaaatgaaaaggaagacATTTCTACTAACCGTTTTCTCAtctcatatttatattttacatataatATTCAAAGACTTTAAACTTAAAGGTCCATATGTCAGGGCTTTTGTTGGCCTTATACATGTGTGATATACGTGTGTGTGCTCTATCACGACACAAACCATGTGCACTTGCACATccagcttgtgtgtgtatgtgtgtgtgtgtgtgtgtgtgtgtgtatgtgtgtgtgctctttgaGATTTCAACATTGCACTCTTATtacagcatctctctctctctctctgatgccCCGTGTTGCCTAATTCTGTTTTTGCTGAAAAGCAGTTGCTCACTTTTGGCACTAGATCCCTCTCCAGTGTAGGAAGTACAGTGGGTGCTGCAAAAGTCATCAGATGACTGATCACTGAGGCCTGGTTTGTATGTGGCAGAGTGCACCATTTTCCCATGCTTAACTGGGTTagctcattttctctttctctcctcaacGCCTCCGTTgttcttatttcttttctcattGTTACACATTTCCATacaaaaaaagttcaaatgatgagggttttttttcttttttgaggggcttttttttttttaaaaccactattcatttttttccaggcTTATGTTAGGGCAccaatgcttttaaaaaaataaaataaacaggaaacCCCTACCCTCACATAGAATAACACAGGAGGAGTGGATGATGCAGTGGGAGGGGGGAGTTTGGAGTGAGGGGAGATATGGAAGTGACAGGTGGGGAATATGGCAGGGCAGAGGTGACATTTAACAAGTGTGGGGCTGCAGGGTTGTGCGTGGGCTTTCTCATCATCCTACAGTCTAGTATACCACAGTCAGATTGGTATGCTGATGTGGTTTCCTGGAAATACCCCAGTATGCAAACACTCCCTTGTATAACTGTTCCTTTGCAGATGAGCGCCGTTTCACTTGAAATGTGAGTTTGCTCCCCAATGTGGTGCAAGTAAACCTTCTCATGCAGGGTCTATGAAAGTAATTGTGTCACGTGATGTAAGTTAcaagataaaaactaaaatgtagtGAAGATGCACAGCCAAACTTGCTAATTTCATTACCAAAGGCGTGTGGTTAGATGATGCTGACAAGGCTGACTCTTACACAAGACCTGCTGTCCGTTCAAGTGACGAGCGTAGAACTGTGTGTGCAAGAAACATGCACTGGCTGAAACAAGTGTGGAGACATTTATAAAACTATGTTTCCTGATCATGTGATTAATATCACAATATGGCAAATgtatgcatgaaaaaaagatCAAGTAGATGTTTGCGATAATGGATTAGATCAGGCAAAAGTTGTCACgtgtccaaaaacaaaaatattaatcgattatttatttctttgaacatttaaaaaactttagttaaaattattcatttggactgaagaggtcaaaggtcataaCTTGGCAACATTTGTAGTATAAAGGTGAGGCaagtttatttatgtaacacCATTCAGACATGAAGCAGTTCAGAGttacagagacaaagaaacagatcaaacaaaagcaaacatatGCGAATATAACGTTACAGATTAAAAATAAGTTATGAATCTAATTATTTAAAAGCCATGGTAAACAGTCATTTTTAAGACCTGATTTAAATGAATCTGTGACACTTTTTAGAGATCTCAGCTATTAAGAAAGCTTGTTGTTCAGGTGTGGAGCATAGACACTAAAAGCTGCTTCACCTGCCCTAGAAAATC
Encoded proteins:
- the tnfaip3 gene encoding tumor necrosis factor alpha-induced protein 3, translating into MSQGQNFLPKFLFVSNLLKAVKIRQRVPNDVVKPATSGGLMHHLRGMHRYTLEMIAMNHFPQAFREVVQAAILDRAMQASLEQEKKLNWCREVKKMVPLRTNGDGNCLLHAASQYMLGVQDTDLVLRKALHGVLKETDTGVFRARFQAELLGSQEFTQTGLRYTTMNWEEEWEKIVKMASPVSSSNGLQFDSLEDIHIFVLSNILRRPIIVIADQVVRSMKSGSSISPLNVGGIYLPLHWLPTECYKYPIVLGYDSQHFAPLITIKDSGPEIRAVPLINPGRGGFEELKVHFLMEKEQQQKERLLKDYLLLIEIPVIGLGYDATRIINAARLDEGNLPEDMNLMEDYLQLVNHEYQRWQEDKEQAWAAQPQRPPPFSVSQLSLIEIRCATPRCTFYVSVDTQPHCHECFEKRQATTGGGARIEGVVQTKGGGVQGGVGVIGGSETEVSSRGARSSSPPSSSSGRGVVLSSPRSAPPTAPSLSLYSETHAMKCKTPGCLFTLSVEHDGLCERCFNSRQNHGPPGAGTAATGLPGPNGGPIVPHPAQGSGWTQWGGRETETERCSMCRQEVFRIFNGLCPPCMQRQQAPERGEPQQNNTRTEASSSAWSQARDAERPCLTLTPGHTSAWQAPLARPCKRSGCQFFGTPEKLGFCTICYVDYQTNHHLTPPPAPVQSRHGLEAGFQNASRCRGPGCGAVGKAMLEGYCDKCYVKEQSARLNQVAHRTPHSPPPVMRDRAVKPRSSQQSQTQTQTQTQCRRSGCSNVSPGCTDLCPECHTRGQGREAGRRAQAPKEKSKQRCRTQGCDHYANQEKQGYCNECDHFKQIYRG